A single region of the Salvia miltiorrhiza cultivar Shanhuang (shh) chromosome 8, IMPLAD_Smil_shh, whole genome shotgun sequence genome encodes:
- the LOC130999001 gene encoding uncharacterized protein LOC130999001 codes for MLKENENSHSTSDLCDVPFESDRKEKLKMVIGKSKKDAQETEKESQECGFTVDAAAAAVILKAATKGIKSSGLRYITNTASNSHTNAIRNEEGQPASSGSLQPLLPFSTGEKSDKSGSCNISAMLPKTIAGTSSHEVAGGDDSSNANLTEVQKLKAERLKRAKMFVAMLKSGAFPSRTEASRGSSAEPVEPGVLKPAARLVVLAKKERAASLRQSERQSKRKYGSKSIATF; via the coding sequence ATGCTCAAAGAAAACGAAAATTCACACTCCACTTCTGATCTTTGTGATGTGCCATTTGAATCTGATAGGAAAGAGAAGTTAAAGATGGTAATTGGCAAATCAAAGAAAGATGCACAAGAGACAGAGAAAGAATCCCAAGAATGTGGATTTACTGTAGATGCAGCTGCAGCAGCTGTTATCCTTAAGGCTGCCACAAAAGGAATTAAGAGCTCTGGTTTGCGATACATCACTAACACTGCCTCAAATTCGCATACTAATGCTATTAGAAATGAGGAGGGGCAGCCTGCAAGCTCAGGCAGTCTTCAGCCCTTGCTACCATTTAGTACCGGTGAAAAGTCTGATAAAAGTGGAAGTTGCAATATCTCTGCAATGTTGCCAAAGACAATTGCTGGAACATCTTCTCATGAAGTTGCAGGAGGGGATGATTCTTCTAATGCAAATCTGACAGAAGTGCAGAAGCTGAAAGCCGAGAGGCTCAAAAGGGCTAAAATGTTTGTGGCTATGTTGAAAAGTGGGGCATTCCCATCTAGAACAGAAGCATCAAGAGGATCATCAGCAGAACCTGTAGAACCTGGAGTGTTGAAACCTGCTGCTAGGCTCGTTGTGCTAGCCAAGAAAGAGAGGGCAGCTTCACTGAGGCAAAGTGAGCGACAATCAAAAAGAAAGTATGGCTCGAAATCTATTGCAACATTTTAA